The proteins below come from a single Gammaproteobacteria bacterium genomic window:
- a CDS encoding DoxX family protein, translating to MKRLHAVDWLAPLAIRLYLVPVFWVAGTNKWHPERGLEFTARYFDRLGYPLPELMAFLACATEVVGAVALLLGLATRLACIPLMFVMTIAVTTVHWQNGWQITADPRSPFPGEDIDAARERLSEARRILREQGEVLHDDRGWFTEFGSIVILNNGVVLGVTYFVMLLALFYLGGGRHVSLDHYIAQAWRRRGQ from the coding sequence ATGAAGCGCCTGCACGCCGTGGACTGGCTGGCGCCGCTGGCGATCCGTTTGTACCTGGTGCCCGTGTTCTGGGTGGCCGGAACCAATAAGTGGCACCCGGAACGGGGGTTGGAATTTACTGCGCGGTATTTCGACCGGCTGGGTTATCCCCTGCCCGAACTGATGGCGTTTCTGGCCTGTGCGACTGAAGTCGTCGGCGCGGTCGCGCTCCTGCTGGGGCTGGCCACGCGCCTTGCGTGCATCCCGCTGATGTTCGTGATGACCATCGCCGTGACCACCGTGCACTGGCAGAACGGCTGGCAGATCACGGCGGACCCGCGCAGCCCCTTCCCCGGCGAGGACATCGATGCCGCGCGCGAACGGCTGAGCGAGGCGCGGCGCATCCTGCGCGAGCAGGGTGAGGTTCTGCACGACGACAGAGGCTGGTTTACGGAATTCGGCAGCATCGTCATCCTGAACAACGGCGTCGTGCTGGGCGTGACCTACTTCGTGATGCTGCTGGCCCTGTTCTACCTGGGCGGCGGCCGCCACGTCAGCCTCGACCACTACATCGCCCAGGCCTGGCGCCGCCGCGGACAATAA
- a CDS encoding RNA polymerase sigma factor gives MQESDRQCVLRARAGDHAAYGELVARHQGKVRGWLGHLCGDHAEADDLAQEAFVRAWTRLGDLKDTARFSSWLMRIAYNEFLQSRRRAQKRQRLAERLATEQDVHGNMAPGTQPEHAIELERVLSILSERERAVVVLNYAYGYSHGEVSELTGLALGTVKSLIQRGNRKVRERLDERA, from the coding sequence ATGCAGGAAAGCGACCGGCAGTGTGTGCTGCGGGCGCGGGCCGGCGACCACGCGGCGTACGGCGAACTGGTCGCACGGCATCAAGGCAAGGTGCGGGGCTGGCTGGGCCATCTGTGCGGCGATCATGCCGAGGCGGACGATCTGGCGCAGGAAGCGTTCGTGCGCGCCTGGACGCGACTCGGCGATCTCAAGGACACGGCACGCTTCTCCTCCTGGCTCATGAGAATCGCCTACAACGAGTTCCTGCAAAGCCGGCGCCGGGCGCAGAAACGGCAACGGCTGGCGGAGCGGCTGGCGACGGAGCAGGACGTGCACGGGAACATGGCGCCCGGAACACAGCCCGAACACGCCATCGAACTGGAGCGCGTGCTCTCGATACTCTCGGAGCGCGAGCGTGCGGTCGTTGTCCTGAATTATGCTTACGGTTACTCGCACGGCGAGGTGAGCGAGTTGACCGGCCTGGCGCTGGGCACGGTAAAGTCACTGATCCAGCGCGGCAACCGGAAAGTAAGGGAGAGACTTGATGAACGAGCCTGA
- the lpdA gene encoding dihydrolipoyl dehydrogenase, whose product MKTQLAVLGSGPGGYTAAFRAADLGMEVTLVERYPTLGGVCLNVGCIPSKALLHLARVMDEAEHVAEAGIRYAAPTLEPAETRAWVEGVVGRLTGGLSGMAKKRKVTVLEGTGRFAGPNELAVETAAGVETLEFEQCIIAAGSQSRPLPNLPDDPRIMDSTDALLLDDIPKRLLVIGGGIIGLEMATVYAALGSEITVVEALDRLMPGPDADLLKPLERRIRKQYAAIHTGVMVASAEATARGIAVTFEGEKAPEPDVFNRVLVSVGRVPNGARIDAEKAGVTVNEHGFIPADKQLRTNQPHIFAIGDIIGHPMLAHKATHEGKVAAEAASGMKVAFDARVVPSVAYTDPEVAWVGLTEAEAKEQGVDYGKGVFPWAASGRAISMQRSEGMTKLLFDASDGRIIGGGIVGVNAGDLISEVAHAIEMGAEAEDLALTIHPHPTLSESVGMAAEAYLGTITDLYLPRRAPKKA is encoded by the coding sequence GTGAAGACGCAACTGGCGGTGCTCGGCTCCGGCCCCGGAGGTTACACGGCGGCTTTTCGGGCCGCCGATCTGGGTATGGAAGTCACGCTCGTCGAGCGCTATCCCACGCTGGGCGGCGTGTGCCTGAACGTCGGCTGCATTCCGTCGAAGGCGCTGCTGCATTTGGCGCGGGTCATGGACGAGGCCGAGCATGTCGCGGAAGCGGGCATCCGCTATGCCGCGCCGACGCTGGAGCCGGCCGAGACGCGCGCCTGGGTCGAGGGCGTGGTGGGCCGTCTGACCGGCGGGCTGTCCGGCATGGCCAAGAAGCGCAAGGTGACCGTGCTCGAAGGCACGGGGCGGTTCGCGGGCCCCAATGAGTTGGCCGTGGAAACGGCTGCCGGCGTCGAAACGCTGGAATTCGAGCAATGCATCATCGCCGCCGGATCGCAAAGCCGCCCGCTGCCCAACCTGCCCGACGATCCGCGGATCATGGATTCGACCGACGCGCTGCTGCTGGACGACATTCCGAAACGCCTGCTGGTGATCGGCGGCGGCATCATCGGCCTGGAAATGGCCACCGTTTACGCGGCGCTGGGCAGCGAGATTACGGTGGTCGAGGCGCTGGACCGGCTGATGCCGGGACCGGACGCCGACCTGCTCAAGCCGCTGGAGCGGCGCATCCGCAAGCAGTACGCGGCCATCCATACGGGCGTAATGGTGGCGTCGGCCGAGGCCACGGCCAGGGGAATCGCTGTGACGTTCGAGGGTGAAAAGGCCCCCGAGCCGGACGTTTTCAACCGGGTGCTGGTGTCCGTGGGACGCGTTCCCAACGGCGCCAGGATCGATGCGGAGAAAGCCGGCGTGACCGTGAACGAGCACGGTTTCATCCCGGCGGACAAGCAGCTTCGCACCAACCAGCCGCACATCTTCGCGATCGGCGACATCATCGGGCACCCGATGCTCGCCCACAAGGCCACCCACGAAGGCAAGGTTGCGGCCGAAGCCGCGTCCGGAATGAAAGTCGCGTTCGATGCCCGCGTGGTGCCGTCCGTCGCCTACACCGACCCGGAAGTCGCCTGGGTGGGACTGACCGAAGCCGAGGCGAAAGAGCAGGGCGTGGACTACGGCAAGGGCGTGTTCCCCTGGGCCGCCAGCGGCCGCGCCATCTCCATGCAGCGCTCGGAAGGCATGACCAAGCTGCTGTTCGACGCTTCAGACGGCCGCATCATCGGAGGCGGCATTGTCGGCGTGAACGCCGGCGACCTGATATCGGAGGTGGCCCACGCGATCGAAATGGGCGCCGAAGCCGAAGACCTGGCGCTGACCATCCACCCGCACCCCACGCTGTCCGAATCCGTCGGCATGGCCGCCGAGGCCTACCTCGGCACCATCACCGACCTCTACCTCCCTCGCCGCGCACCGAAGAAGGCTTAG
- a CDS encoding biotin/lipoyl-binding protein, which translates to MPEVTQVRVPGLGEFTDVEVVEITVAAGEEVAANDPLITLETEKAAMDVPAPFDGRVVSLKVGVGDKVNEGDVIAELEGEAPASAGPDESAPAAADAPSAPAQGAAPSAPQATVAPSAPAAAQQLPSTPGTLPPIDEEGFSRAHASPAVRKFARELGVNLAAVTGSGVKGRIRKADVKAWVKLALERGAPGAGLPEVPEVDFSAHGEIEVVPLGRVQKISGPRLWASWVNVPHVTQHDEADITDVEARRKALKAELAADGVRLTLLAFVARATVLCLKEFPTVNASLTDAGAALALKKFVHLGFAADTERGLLVPVIRDADRLDIAGLARAFQELSGKARDGKLAPDEMQGGSFTISSLGGIGGTAFTPIINAPEVAILGVSRARMMPVFGDVGFRPRLMAPLSLSYDHRVIDGATAVRFTTRLCALLADADRLLAPVDDEGEAESGE; encoded by the coding sequence ATGCCCGAAGTTACCCAAGTTCGCGTGCCCGGCCTGGGCGAGTTCACCGATGTGGAAGTCGTGGAAATCACCGTGGCCGCCGGCGAGGAGGTCGCCGCCAACGACCCGCTGATCACGCTGGAAACGGAAAAGGCGGCCATGGACGTGCCCGCGCCGTTCGACGGGCGCGTGGTCAGCCTGAAGGTGGGGGTGGGCGACAAGGTCAACGAGGGCGACGTGATCGCCGAGCTGGAAGGCGAGGCCCCGGCGTCGGCGGGACCGGACGAATCCGCGCCGGCGGCAGCGGATGCGCCCTCCGCTCCCGCGCAGGGCGCCGCGCCTTCCGCGCCGCAGGCCACGGTTGCGCCGTCCGCGCCCGCGGCGGCCCAGCAGCTTCCTTCCACGCCCGGGACCCTGCCGCCCATCGACGAGGAAGGCTTCTCCCGGGCGCACGCCTCGCCGGCGGTGCGCAAATTCGCGCGCGAGCTGGGCGTGAACCTGGCCGCGGTCACGGGATCGGGCGTCAAGGGCCGAATCCGCAAGGCCGATGTCAAGGCCTGGGTCAAGCTGGCGCTGGAGCGCGGCGCGCCCGGCGCCGGATTGCCGGAGGTCCCGGAAGTCGATTTTTCCGCGCACGGAGAGATCGAAGTGGTCCCGCTGGGCCGGGTCCAGAAGATTTCGGGGCCGCGGCTCTGGGCGAGCTGGGTCAACGTCCCGCACGTGACCCAGCACGACGAGGCCGACATCACCGACGTCGAGGCGAGGCGCAAGGCTCTGAAGGCCGAACTGGCCGCCGACGGCGTGCGCCTGACGCTGCTGGCCTTCGTGGCGCGCGCCACCGTGCTGTGCCTGAAGGAGTTCCCCACGGTGAACGCTTCGCTCACCGATGCCGGCGCGGCGCTGGCGCTCAAGAAGTTCGTGCACCTGGGCTTCGCCGCCGACACCGAGCGCGGCCTGCTGGTTCCGGTCATCCGCGACGCCGACAGGCTCGATATCGCCGGTCTGGCGCGGGCCTTCCAGGAGCTGTCCGGCAAGGCCCGTGACGGCAAGCTGGCGCCGGACGAGATGCAGGGCGGCTCGTTCACGATCTCGAGCCTGGGCGGCATCGGCGGCACTGCGTTCACGCCGATCATCAATGCGCCGGAAGTGGCGATCCTGGGCGTATCGCGTGCCCGCATGATGCCCGTTTTCGGCGATGTCGGGTTCCGGCCGCGGCTGATGGCGCCGTTGTCGCTGTCCTACGACCACCGCGTGATCGACGGGGCCACGGCGGTGCGCTTCACGACCCGCCTGTGCGCCCTGCTGGCCGACGCGGACCGGCTGCTCGCGCCCGTTGACGACGAAGGCGAAGCGGAGAGCGGCGAGTGA
- the aceE gene encoding pyruvate dehydrogenase (acetyl-transferring), homodimeric type, protein MPDDPVQRANPFHDSDPLETREWLESIDSVLREHGPERAAFLLRRITDRAHRSGAHMAYAANTAYLNTIDQADQPEYPGDVALERRIENYIRWNAMAMVVHANRKSSEFGGHIATYASAATLYEVGFNHFWRAPTKENRGDLVYFQGHSSPGIYARAFLEGRLTHKQLARFRQEVGGGGLSSYPHPWLMSDFWQFPTVSMGLGAMMAIFQARFMRYLEHRGLAEMGDRRVWCMLGDGEMDEPESLGAITVPVREGLDNLIFVVNCNLQRLDGPVRGNGKIIQELEAAFLGAGWNVIKSIWGSRWDPLLSRDHNGLLRRRMEECVDGEYQNCKALGGEYTREKFFGAIDGLKDLVGHMSTEDIELLNRGGHDRLKIFAAYERAIQQKGRPTVILAKTVKGFGMGEGGESRMTAHQAKKLDLDALREFRDRFNIPVTDEQLKSTRIPFRMPEEDSEEIRYLKERRRRLGGFMPQRVTKAARLKAPALSKFKSITGGSGTRSISTTMALVRLLQMLTRDKTIGKHVVPIVPDEARTFGMEGMFKQLGIYSSVGQLYTPQDSEQLMAYREDIKGQILEEGINEAGSFCSWLAAGTSYSTHGLPMIPFYIFYSMFGFQRIGDFIWAGGDSQARGFLIGGTSGRTTLAGEGLQHQDGHSHLAASTVPNCLSYDPAYAYELAVIVQDGLRRMFEKQENVFYYITTMNDNYRQPPMRRDMREGILKGIYRLPGDGEGAEDAERVQLFGSGAILNETVGAANLLRTEYGVEADVWSVTSYNQLRRDGMACERYNRMNPGEEPRRAYLAEALGDATGPFIAASDYMAALPDSIRQWVPGTFITLGTDGFGRSDGRSALRNHFEVDARYIAAAALSALAAEERIDPGKVSEAMRKWEIDPAKADPVTL, encoded by the coding sequence ATGCCAGACGACCCCGTACAGCGCGCCAATCCCTTCCACGACAGCGACCCGCTGGAGACCCGCGAGTGGCTGGAATCGATCGATTCCGTCCTGCGCGAGCATGGTCCCGAGCGCGCGGCCTTTCTCCTCAGACGAATCACCGACCGCGCCCACCGTTCGGGTGCGCACATGGCCTATGCCGCCAACACCGCCTACCTCAACACGATCGACCAGGCCGACCAGCCCGAATACCCGGGCGACGTGGCGCTGGAGCGCCGGATAGAGAACTACATCCGCTGGAACGCCATGGCGATGGTCGTGCACGCCAACCGCAAGAGCTCCGAGTTCGGCGGGCACATCGCCACCTACGCGTCGGCGGCGACGCTATACGAAGTGGGCTTCAACCATTTCTGGCGCGCGCCGACGAAGGAGAATCGCGGCGACCTCGTGTATTTCCAGGGGCACTCCTCGCCCGGCATCTATGCGCGGGCCTTTCTGGAAGGCCGGTTGACCCACAAACAGCTCGCCCGCTTCCGCCAGGAGGTGGGCGGCGGCGGCCTTTCGTCGTACCCGCATCCCTGGCTGATGTCGGACTTCTGGCAGTTCCCGACCGTGTCCATGGGCCTGGGCGCGATGATGGCGATCTTCCAGGCGCGCTTCATGCGCTACCTGGAGCACCGCGGCCTGGCCGAGATGGGCGACCGCCGCGTGTGGTGCATGCTGGGCGACGGCGAAATGGACGAACCCGAGTCGCTGGGCGCGATCACGGTGCCTGTGCGCGAGGGCCTGGACAACCTGATCTTCGTCGTGAACTGCAACCTGCAGCGGCTCGACGGGCCGGTGCGCGGCAACGGCAAGATCATCCAGGAGCTGGAAGCGGCCTTCCTTGGCGCCGGCTGGAACGTGATCAAGTCGATCTGGGGGTCGCGCTGGGACCCGCTCCTGTCCCGCGACCACAACGGCCTGCTGCGCCGGCGCATGGAAGAGTGCGTGGACGGCGAGTACCAGAACTGCAAGGCCCTGGGGGGCGAATACACGCGCGAGAAATTCTTCGGCGCGATCGATGGCCTTAAGGACCTGGTGGGACACATGTCCACCGAGGACATCGAGCTCCTGAACCGCGGCGGCCACGACCGCCTGAAGATCTTCGCCGCCTACGAGCGCGCCATCCAGCAAAAGGGGCGGCCGACGGTGATCCTGGCCAAGACCGTGAAGGGTTTCGGCATGGGCGAGGGCGGCGAAAGCCGTATGACCGCTCACCAGGCCAAGAAGCTGGACCTTGACGCGCTGCGCGAGTTCCGCGACCGCTTCAATATCCCGGTCACCGACGAGCAGCTCAAGAGCACCAGGATTCCTTTCCGGATGCCGGAAGAGGACAGCGAGGAAATACGCTACCTGAAGGAGCGCCGCCGGCGGCTGGGCGGGTTCATGCCGCAGCGGGTGACCAAGGCGGCGCGCCTGAAGGCCCCGGCGCTGAGCAAGTTCAAGTCGATCACCGGCGGTTCCGGCACGCGCTCGATCTCCACCACGATGGCGCTGGTCCGGCTCCTGCAGATGCTCACGCGCGACAAGACCATCGGCAAGCACGTCGTACCCATCGTGCCCGACGAGGCCCGCACCTTCGGCATGGAGGGCATGTTCAAGCAGCTCGGTATCTATTCGTCGGTGGGCCAGCTCTATACGCCGCAGGATTCGGAGCAACTGATGGCCTACCGCGAGGACATCAAGGGTCAGATCCTGGAGGAGGGCATCAACGAGGCCGGTTCGTTCTGCTCCTGGCTGGCGGCCGGCACCTCGTATTCGACCCATGGCCTGCCGATGATCCCGTTCTACATCTTCTACTCGATGTTCGGCTTCCAGCGGATCGGCGACTTCATCTGGGCCGGCGGCGATTCGCAGGCGCGCGGCTTTTTGATCGGCGGCACGTCGGGGCGCACGACGCTGGCCGGCGAGGGCCTGCAGCACCAGGACGGCCACAGCCACCTGGCGGCCTCCACGGTGCCGAACTGCCTCAGTTACGACCCGGCCTATGCCTACGAATTGGCCGTGATCGTCCAGGACGGGCTGCGGCGCATGTTCGAGAAGCAGGAGAACGTCTTCTACTACATCACCACGATGAACGACAACTACCGCCAGCCGCCGATGCGCCGGGACATGCGCGAAGGCATTCTCAAGGGGATCTACCGGCTGCCGGGCGACGGGGAGGGCGCCGAAGACGCCGAGCGGGTGCAGTTGTTCGGATCGGGCGCGATTCTCAACGAGACGGTCGGCGCGGCGAACCTGCTGCGCACGGAATACGGCGTCGAGGCGGACGTCTGGTCGGTCACCAGCTACAACCAGTTGCGCCGCGACGGCATGGCCTGCGAGCGCTACAACCGCATGAATCCCGGCGAGGAGCCGCGCCGCGCGTACCTGGCCGAAGCGCTGGGCGACGCCACGGGGCCCTTCATCGCGGCCAGCGACTACATGGCGGCGCTGCCGGATTCGATACGGCAATGGGTGCCGGGCACGTTCATTACGCTGGGCACCGACGGCTTCGGGCGCAGCGACGGCCGCTCGGCGCTTCGGAATCACTTCGAGGTGGATGCGCGCTACATCGCGGCGGCGGCGCTCTCGGCGCTGGCCGCGGAAGAGCGGATCGATCCGGGCAAGGTGTCCGAAGCGATGCGGAAATGGGAAATCGATCCCGCCAAGGCCGATCCCGTCACGCTCTGA
- a CDS encoding ribonuclease T, translated as MQAPWNLKDRFRGFMPVAVDVETSGIDPEAHALLEISAVLFTVGDDGQLAPSEHVWLHVLPFEGAEIDEEALRINRIKPNHPLRPAVPEREALRRVFRVVRRELKATGCSRAILVGHNAHFDLSVLNAAIRRSGIKRNPFHRFSVFDTCTLGGAMFGQTVMSLAARAAGLDWNEERAHSALYDAQCCAQLFCKAVNRINEQSNPALR; from the coding sequence ATGCAAGCTCCCTGGAACCTGAAAGATCGTTTTCGCGGCTTCATGCCGGTCGCGGTGGATGTCGAGACCAGCGGCATCGACCCTGAAGCGCACGCGTTGCTGGAAATCTCCGCGGTGCTGTTCACGGTGGGCGACGACGGCCAGCTTGCGCCGTCCGAACACGTCTGGCTGCACGTGCTGCCCTTCGAGGGCGCCGAAATCGACGAAGAGGCGCTGCGTATCAACCGCATCAAGCCGAACCACCCCTTGCGGCCCGCCGTGCCGGAGCGCGAAGCCCTGCGGCGCGTGTTCCGCGTCGTGCGCCGGGAACTGAAGGCCACGGGCTGTTCACGCGCCATACTCGTGGGTCATAACGCGCATTTCGACCTGTCCGTTCTAAACGCGGCGATCAGGCGCAGCGGCATCAAGCGCAACCCGTTTCACCGGTTCAGCGTGTTCGACACCTGCACGCTGGGCGGAGCGATGTTCGGCCAGACCGTCATGAGTCTGGCTGCCCGGGCCGCCGGCCTGGACTGGAACGAGGAACGCGCCCATTCCGCTCTCTACGATGCCCAGTGCTGCGCGCAATTGTTCTGTAAGGCCGTCAACCGGATCAACGAGCAGTCCAACCCGGCGCTACGCTAG
- the grxD gene encoding Grx4 family monothiol glutaredoxin, producing MQDKQLEQRISKQIEEFPLLLYMKGSPDFPQCGFSAQVVAALRQCGKRFAYVDILQDQDLRQGLKEYSNWPTFPQLYVQGELVGGADIVTQMARTGELRELVQDLD from the coding sequence ATGCAGGACAAGCAGTTAGAGCAGCGAATCAGCAAGCAGATCGAGGAATTTCCGCTGTTGCTGTACATGAAGGGGTCGCCGGATTTTCCCCAGTGCGGGTTTTCGGCGCAGGTCGTGGCGGCGTTGCGCCAGTGCGGCAAGCGTTTCGCCTACGTGGACATTCTGCAGGATCAGGACCTGCGCCAGGGTCTGAAGGAATACTCGAACTGGCCCACATTTCCGCAGTTGTACGTGCAGGGCGAATTGGTGGGCGGCGCCGACATCGTCACGCAGATGGCTCGCACCGGCGAGCTGCGGGAACTGGTTCAGGACCTGGACTAG
- a CDS encoding sel1 repeat family protein, with the protein MESRKHILFFALGWLLVSDALVAQESPELTEVRRDAEQGDAEAQFQLGVQYANGEGVAADGAEAAKWYRLAAEQGHAEAQNKLGVMYFNGQGVAADIDEAVNWLNKAAEQGVVYSQINLALICANGSGLPKNDAKAIEWFRKAAEQGDPFAQYRLGLKYDIGEGIPEDDAQAVHWFRKAAEQGDSRGQNGLGFMYATGSGVPKNLVEAAGWYRKAAEQGNADAQNNLGYMYSMGNGVPQDRSEAVKWYRKAAEQGNRGGQLNLGASYASGEGVPLDYVRAYAWCSLAAAQGVRPAVQCVNDLIDVMSSSQLEEARELSATLAQRLYPSR; encoded by the coding sequence ATGGAATCGAGGAAGCACATTCTATTTTTCGCGCTCGGCTGGCTGCTTGTGTCTGATGCGCTCGTCGCACAGGAATCACCAGAACTGACGGAAGTCCGGCGCGATGCCGAGCAGGGAGACGCCGAGGCTCAGTTTCAATTGGGAGTCCAATACGCCAACGGCGAAGGGGTAGCCGCCGACGGCGCCGAAGCCGCGAAATGGTATCGGCTGGCTGCCGAACAGGGACATGCCGAAGCCCAGAATAAATTGGGCGTTATGTACTTCAACGGCCAGGGCGTGGCGGCAGACATCGACGAGGCGGTCAACTGGCTTAACAAAGCTGCCGAGCAAGGGGTTGTCTATTCGCAGATCAACCTCGCCCTCATATGCGCAAACGGCAGCGGCTTGCCCAAAAACGATGCAAAGGCAATTGAGTGGTTTCGCAAGGCGGCTGAACAAGGCGATCCCTTTGCGCAATACCGGCTTGGCCTGAAGTACGACATAGGCGAGGGAATTCCGGAAGACGACGCCCAGGCAGTCCATTGGTTTCGCAAGGCCGCCGAGCAGGGGGACAGCCGGGGCCAAAACGGCCTGGGCTTCATGTACGCCACCGGCTCCGGTGTGCCAAAAAACCTGGTAGAGGCAGCGGGCTGGTATCGCAAGGCCGCTGAACAGGGTAATGCGGATGCCCAGAACAATCTTGGTTACATGTACAGCATGGGCAACGGCGTGCCCCAGGACAGATCCGAAGCCGTGAAGTGGTACCGCAAAGCCGCCGAACAAGGCAATCGCGGCGGACAACTCAATCTAGGCGCCAGCTACGCAAGCGGCGAGGGTGTGCCGCTGGACTATGTACGGGCCTACGCGTGGTGCAGCCTGGCCGCCGCGCAGGGCGTTCGGCCCGCTGTGCAATGTGTGAACGACTTGATTGACGTCATGAGTTCCAGCCAGCTTGAGGAAGCGCGAGAGCTGAGCGCCACGCTAGCGCAGCGTCTCTACCCGTCCCGATAG
- a CDS encoding DEAD/DEAH box helicase, which yields MPFQPRSTRRSSGRGSKRRPSGRKQRFDVVCTNCDTATVVPFRPKPGRPVYCRPCFDDIRAGKSAGNDSPADDLPASIHPSAGQAADVATAFPGIELKPASRAAIAAMGIVEPTPIQERCIPQLLAGRDVIGQARTGSGKTLAFAVPMAECCDSSVRKVQALVLAPTRELAIQVASVTEALASEQGLKVTLLYGGRSARAQQARLRRGPQIVIGTPGRTLDHLRQGVLDLRSVRFLVLDEADEMLDKGFAPDVEAILRRTSADRTTALFSATVPAWVAKTAKKHQRDPVIVAVDADVKSLPSVQHLVYTIKKGDKPQALQTLLNQRDGEPVIVFGRTKHGVRKLARQLDALGYPVGALQGNLSQNARERVMTAFRSGATPILVATNVAARGLDVKGVDQVINYDLPESQQYFTHRVGRTGRMGRAGEAVTFITPDEESKWREIERGLGRRFTRKPWRKAA from the coding sequence ATGCCTTTTCAACCCCGCTCGACCCGCAGGTCTTCCGGCCGCGGGTCGAAACGCCGGCCGTCCGGCCGCAAGCAGCGCTTCGATGTCGTGTGCACCAACTGCGATACCGCAACCGTCGTCCCGTTTCGGCCCAAGCCAGGCCGGCCGGTGTACTGCCGTCCCTGCTTTGATGACATTCGTGCCGGCAAGTCCGCGGGCAATGACTCGCCTGCTGACGACTTGCCTGCCTCGATCCATCCATCCGCCGGCCAGGCCGCCGACGTCGCGACCGCATTTCCCGGCATCGAGCTGAAGCCCGCCAGCCGGGCGGCGATTGCCGCCATGGGTATCGTCGAGCCGACACCCATTCAGGAGCGGTGCATTCCCCAACTGCTGGCGGGCCGAGACGTGATCGGCCAGGCGCGCACCGGATCCGGCAAGACGCTGGCGTTTGCCGTGCCCATGGCGGAATGTTGCGATTCCTCCGTTCGCAAGGTGCAGGCACTGGTGCTCGCGCCCACCCGCGAATTGGCGATCCAGGTGGCTTCGGTTACCGAGGCGCTGGCTTCGGAGCAAGGGCTCAAGGTAACGCTGTTGTACGGCGGCCGGTCGGCGCGCGCGCAGCAGGCCCGGTTGCGCCGCGGCCCGCAGATCGTCATTGGAACGCCGGGCCGCACGCTGGACCATCTTCGGCAAGGTGTGCTGGATCTTCGATCGGTGCGATTCCTCGTGCTCGACGAAGCCGACGAGATGCTGGACAAGGGGTTCGCACCGGATGTCGAAGCCATCCTGCGCCGAACCTCTGCCGACCGGACCACCGCGCTGTTTTCCGCAACCGTTCCGGCATGGGTAGCGAAAACGGCCAAAAAACACCAGCGCGACCCGGTCATCGTGGCGGTGGACGCCGACGTCAAATCACTGCCCTCCGTGCAGCACCTGGTCTATACGATCAAGAAGGGCGACAAGCCCCAGGCGCTTCAAACGCTGCTGAACCAGCGCGACGGCGAGCCGGTAATCGTCTTCGGCAGGACCAAGCACGGCGTCAGGAAGCTGGCGCGCCAGCTCGATGCGCTGGGCTATCCCGTGGGAGCGCTGCAAGGCAATCTCAGTCAAAACGCGCGCGAGCGTGTGATGACGGCGTTCCGTTCCGGCGCCACGCCGATCCTGGTGGCAACCAATGTCGCTGCGCGCGGCCTGGATGTGAAAGGCGTTGATCAGGTCATCAACTACGACCTGCCGGAATCGCAGCAGTATTTCACCCACCGGGTCGGGCGCACGGGCCGCATGGGCCGCGCCGGGGAGGCGGTGACATTCATCACGCCGGATGAAGAATCGAAATGGCGGGAGATCGAACGCGGCCTCGGCCGCCGGTTCACGCGCAAGCCGTGGCGCAAGGCAGCGTAA